From Helicoverpa armigera isolate CAAS_96S chromosome 29, ASM3070526v1, whole genome shotgun sequence, the proteins below share one genomic window:
- the LOC135119061 gene encoding uncharacterized protein LOC135119061, with translation MTRKRSNLSQSSKVSRRRRLARSLETADEREARLAAARDRIAEARSGECSTARQSRLDTMRTQNALSRSQESTEAYELRLLNDRERHAESRASETYTQRETRLSSQRTRTDAARSCESAEAREARLESDRERHIEARASETYTQRETRLSSQRTRTDAARSCESAEAREARLESDRERHIESRASETYTQRETRLSSQRTRTDAARSCESAEAREARLESDRERHIESRASETYTQRETRLSSQRTRTAAARSSESIEAREGRLECDRERHAESRASETYTQREARLGSQRSYASFSRSIEDHEERETRLRRDRSQHALSRSLETNEQREERRAAARQRYYETRGEASAHLSQERVRIQEFRGTWSDEQRAAQVEQERLRRNVTQLPSSDDESTDYEIEQQPWLNKEGSGFTYNVAINYAAHGHIGALDVVCAHCQARKWKGEPNGMCCASGKVRLESMQDPPDLLRVLLNGEHAKSSHFLKNIRAYNSAFQMTSFGANQIVETGFMPTFKVQGQVYHQIGSLLPTDVPKFLQVYFISDFDEQANIRSRYIPILDSGLIRGLQSMLHTVNPHINNFKAALASVPENERNRYKFVISADRRPIAAHPGRYNAPTTNEVAVLLVDQECDKRDIVLRTHDDRLQRISETHRAYDSLQYPLMFCRGEDGYHFAHYNVDPQTGSPNYNKKTSAMQFYSFLIQLRVNNGSYLHHYRTLFSQFLVDMYAKIETERLVFIRTNQRKLRAEDYVHLRDAMQNDANAQDVGRMVILPSTFTGGPRYMHERTQDAFCYVRKFGRPDLFITITTNPKWSEITSELFAGQASYDRHDLVSRVFHLKLKCLMDLLTKSKVFGAVRCFMYSVEWQKRGLPHAHLLLWLEEKIRPNQIDQVISAELPDPDIDPVLHQVVKSHMVHGPCGSLNPNSPCMKDGRCTKRFPKKFSSETVTGEDGYPSYRRWSPAEGGHSTELSVRGQAQPVDNRWIVPYSPVLSRTFQTHINVESCTSVESIKYICKYVNKGSDQATFALQSTDRDEVTKYQSGRYISTSEAVWRILAFSIHDRHPTVMHLDVHLENGQRIYFDPDNVAERLENPRQTTLLAFFRLCEVDLFARSLTYDEVPSYYTYDKQRGVFNRRRRGRAVEGFSGIFKDSALGRVYTVHPNNGECYYLRLLLHTVRGPTSFVFLRTVDGVEYPTYRTACVARHLLDGDQNWDDTLAEASVSDSPSRLRHLFAVILVFCGVANPMALWDKYRHCLSEDFLRTLRRATEAEVEATDVRVLNNCLSSLQNVVISIGGSPLATYGLPSPQSQHQDRGNREYTAETNYDPGVMAAIRDDHVASFSSEQKHIYDTVLESVGLNQGKMFFLDAPGGTGKTFVTTGILAEVRRQGKIAIAVASSGIAATLLPGGKTAHAMFKIPIDLESIETPVCGVSRDSDKGHVLMDCSLIVWDECTMANRKAVEAVDRTLQDIRRNEHLMGGVTVLFSGDFRQTLPVVTRGSRADEVNASLKRSSLWSRVQTLHLTINMRAQLGGNARAQEFSDVLLSLGEGTLPEGRGGQVVLPESLGRVVSSLEELIRCVYGDISRIPHQQNSWVCERAILTPKNDQAAVINESILSEIEGNEVVYTSINTVVEQDDATHYPVEFLNSLTASGLPAHNIKLKVGVPIMLLRNLSPPKLCNGTRLKVISLHRNIIEAEILTGCGVGEAVFIPRIPLISHNYPFQFKRVQFPVSVCFAMTINKSQGQTLKAAGVDLRTSCFSHGQLYVACSRVTSPDSLYILVPGNTTTNVVYREIL, from the coding sequence atgactAGAAAGCGGTCTAATCTATCACAATCGTCAAAAGTTTCTCGAAGGAGAAGGCTTGCTCGATCCCTTGAAACCGCTGATGAGCGTGAGGCCAGGTTGGCTGCTGCCCGAGATAGAATTGCAGAGGCTCGAAGCGGTGAATGTAGTACGGCGCGCCAGTCGCGATTAGATACCATGCGCACGCAGAATGCATTGTCACGGTCTCAGGAAAGTACGGAAGCATACGAATTGCGGCTGTTGAATGATCGGGAGCGCCACGCCGAGTCCCGCGCGTCGGAGACATACACGCAGCGAGAAACGAGGTTGAGTTCGCAGCGCACCCGTACTGATGCCGCTCGATCCTGTGAGAGTGCTGAGGCTCGAGAAGCCCGATTAGAGAGCGATCGTGAGCGTCACATTGAAGCTCGCGCTTCAGAGACATACACGCAGCGAGAAACGAGGTTGAGTTCGCAGCGCACCCGTACTGATGCCGCTCGATCCTGTGAGAGTGCTGAGGCTCGAGAAGCCCGATTAGAGAGCGATCGTGAGCGCCACATTGAATCTCGCGCTTCAGAGACATACACGCAGCGAGAAACGAGGTTGAGTTCGCAGCGCACCCGTACTGATGCCGCTCGATCCTGTGAGAGTGCTGAGGCTCGAGAAGCCCGATTAGAGAGCGATCGTGAGCGTCACATTGAATCTCGCGCTTCAGAGACATACACGCAGCGAGAAACGAGGTTGAGTTCGCAGCGCACCCGTACTGCTGCCGCTCGATCTTCCGAGAGTATTGAAGCGCGTGAAGGTAGACTGGAATGTGACCGGGAACGCCACGCTGAGTCTCGCGCATCCGAGACGTATACGCAGAGAGAGGCGAGGTTAGGATCACAGCGGAGTTATGCTTCTTTTTCTCGGTCAATCGAAGATCACGAAGAGCGAGAGACCCGCTTAAGAAGAGATCGCTCTCAGCATGCACTGTCACGTTCGTTGGAGACAAATGAGCAGCGAGAAGAACGTCGTGCAGCTGCTCGGCAGCGGTATTACGAAACCCGTGGCGAAGCGTCTGCTCATCTATCCCAAGAACGAGTCAGAATTCAAGAGTTTCGGGGAACTTGGTCGGACGAACAACGTGCTGCACAAGTCGAACAAGAGCGCCTGCGTCGTAATGTAACGCAACTCCCATCATCTGATGACGAATCCACAGATTACGAAATTGAACAACAACCGTGGCTAAATAAAGAGGGAAGTGGATTTACGTACAATGTTGCGATAAACTACGCCGCCCATGGACATATTGGCGCCTTAGACGTAGTGTGTGCTCACTGCCAAGCCCGCAAATGGAAAGGGGAGCCTAATGGTATGTGTTGTGCATCTGGCAAGGTACGCTTGGAGTCCATGCAAGACCCGCCAGACCTGTTAAGAGTCCTACTGAATGGCGAGCATGCCAAGTCCAGCCATTTTTTGAAAAACATTCGTGCTTATAACAGCGCATTCCAAATGACTTCTTTCGGCGCAAATCAAATCGTTGAAACAGGCTTCATGCCAACATTCAAGGTACAGGGGCAGGTTTACCACCAAATTGGTTCGCTGCTACCGACTGATGTGCCAAAATTTTtacaagtatattttattagcGATTTTGATGAACAAGCTAACATTAGAAGCAGATACATTCCCATCTTAGATTCTGGCCTTATCAGGGGGTTGCAAAGTATGTTGCATACTGTAAATCCACACATTAATAACTTCAAAGCCGCCTTGGCGTCGGTGCCTGAGAACGAGCGCAATCGCTATAAGTTCGTCATCAGCGCAGATAGAAGACCGATCGCAGCACATCCAGGCCGGTATAATGCTCCAACGACGAATGAAGTAGCCGTTCTCTTAGTTGATCAGGAGTGTGATAAAAGAGATATCGTTTTGCGCACGCATGATGACCGGCTTCAAAGGATCAGCGAGACCCACCGCGCGTACGATTCTCTCCAGTATCCTCTCATGTTCTGTCGCGGAGAGGATGGCTACCATTTCGCCCACTACAATGTCGACCCCCAGACAGGCTCGCCAAATTACAACAAGAAAACGTCTGCCATGCAGTTCTACAGCTTTTTAATCCAACTTAGGGTAAACAATGGCTCTTATCTCCATCATTACCGTACGCTCTTCAGTCAATTTCTGGTTGATATGTATGCAAAAATTGAGACAGAGCGTTTGGTATTTATAAGGACCAACCAAAGAAAGTTGAGAGCTGAGGACTACGTCCATCTCAGGGATGCCATGCAAAATGATGCGAATGCTCAAGATGTTGGAAGGATGGTCATTCTCCCTTCCACTTTCACAGGAGGTCCGCGGTACATGCACGAAAGGACGCAAGATGCGTTCTGTTACGTGCGTAAGTTTGGTCGCCCGGACCTCTTCATCACCATCACCACAAACCCTAAATGGTCGGAAATCACATCCGAACTCTTTGCAGGACAGGCGTCGTACGACAGACATGACTTGGTCTCTCGTGTTTTCCATCTAAAGTTGAAGTGCCTCATGGATCTTCtcactaagtcaaaagtgtttGGTGCAGTCCGCTGTTTTATGTATTCCGTGGAATGGCAAAAACGCGGCTTGCCACATGCGCACCTGCTTTTGTGGCTGGAAGAGAAGATCAGGCCCAACCAGATTGACCAAGTCATAAGCGCTGAGCTCCCGGATCCTGACATCGATCCTGTTCTGCATCAGGTTGTGAAAAGTCACATGGTTCATGGCCCCTGTGGCAGTCTAAATCCAAATTCCCCGTGCATGAAAGATGGACGATGCACGAAAAGGTTCCCGAAAAAATTTTCCAGCGAGACAGTGACTGGTGAGGATGGGTATCCATCATACCGTCGCTGGTCACCAGCTGAGGGTGGGCATTCTACTGAGCTGAGCGTGCGTGGTCAGGCGCAGCCGGTCGATAATAGATGGATTGTTCCATACTCACCGGTACTGTCCAGGACCTTCCAGACGCACATAAACGTCGAGTCGTGCACGAGCGTCGAGTCGATTAAATACATCTGCAAATACGTCAACAAAGGGAGCGACCAGGCGACGTTTGCTTTGCAGAGCACTGATCGGGATGAAGTGACCAAGTACCAGTCTGGTCGCTACATCAGCACATCCGAGGCGGTTTGGCGAATACTGGCGTTCTCTATACATGACAGGCATCCTACTGTCATGCATTTAGATGTCCACCTAGAGAACGGCCAGCGCATATATTTTGATCCAGACAACGTGGCTGAGCGCTTAGAAAATCCGCGTCAAACCACTCTCCTGGCGTTTTTCAGGCTCTGTGAAGTAGACCTGTTTGCGAGATCCCTTACTTATGACGAGGTGCCGTCGTATTATACGTACGATAAGCAAAGGGGTGTATTTAACCGACGTCGACGTGGACGTGCTGTGGAAGGTTTTTCGGGAATCTTTAAGGACTCTGCATTGGGGAGAGTTTACACCGTGCACCCGAATAATGGCGAGTGCTATTATCTGCGGTTGTTGCTCCACACGGTCCGAGGCCCAACGTCTTTTGTTTTCCTGAGGACAGTTGATGGCGTGGAGTATCCCACATACCGCACAGCCTGCGTAGCACGACACCTTCTTGACGGTGACCAAAATTGGGATGACACCCTCGCGGAGGCGAGCGTCAGTGATAGTCCCAGTCGCTTGCGTCATCTGTTTGCCGTGATTTTGGTGTTCTGTGGAGTCGCAAATCCGATGGCGTTATGGGATAAGTACCGCCATTGTCTGTCCGaagattttctaagaactttgAGGCGTGCTACTGAAGCCGAAGTCGAAGCGACTGATGTACGCGTACTGAACAACTGTCTCAGTTCACTTCAAAACGTGGTCATTTCTATCGGCGGCAGTCCACTGGCCACATACGGTTTACCATCCCCCCAGTCACAACACCAAGACCGTGGAAATCGGGAATATACCGCCGAGACAAATTACGACCCGGGCGTAATGGCTGCCATACGAGATGACCACGTCGCTTCGTTCTCTTcagaacaaaaacatatttacgaCACAGTCTTAGAAAGCGTTGGGCTCAACCAGGGTAAGATGTTTTTCTTGGATGCTCCTGGTGGAACAGGAAAAACCTTCGTTACTACTGGCATTCTTGCTGAGGTCAGGAGGCAAGGCAAAATTGCCATTGCTGTAGCGTCGTCGGGAATCGCTGCCACACTGCTTCCTGGTGGCAAAACAGCACATGCCATGTTCAAGATCCCCATCGATTTAGAGAGCATCGAAACGCCTGTGTGTGGTGTGTCACGGGACAGCGATAAGGGACATGTGCTCATGGATTGCTCTCTTATCGTGTGGGATGAGTGTACCATGGCTAACAGAAAGGCAGTTGAGGCCGTGGACAGAACCTTGCAGGATATCCGCAGGAATGAACACTTGATGGGTGGTGTCACAGTTCTGTTCAGTGGCGATTTCCGACAAACGCTTCCCGTGGTGACGCGAGGATCTAGGGCTGATGAGGTGAATGCTTCGTTGAAACGGTCATCGTTATGGTCGCGAGTCCAGACGTTGCACTTGACCATCAATATGAGAGCTCAGCTCGGCGGCAATGCACGTGCCCAAGAATTCTCCGACGTACTTCTAAGTCTCGGCGAAGGCACTCTACCAGAAGGGAGAGGAGGGCAGGTGGTGCTGCCAGAGTCTCTTGGTAGAGTAGTATCCAGCTTAGAAGAACTCATTCGCTGTGTGTACGGGGACATCAGTCGAATACCGCACCAACAGAATTCTTGGGTGTGCGAACGGGCCATTTTGACGCCTAAAAATGATCAAGCTGCAGTAATCAACGAAAGCATTCTCTCGGAAATTGAGGGGAATGAGGTGGTCTACACCTCTATAAATACTGTAGTAGAGCAAGATGACGCCACACACTATCCTGTGGAGTTTTTGAACTCCCTTACAGCAAGTGGACTTCCAGCGCACAACATCAAGCTGAAGGTCGGCGTCCCGATTATGCTTCTTCGGAATCTATCTCCTCCGAAGTTGTGTAACGGGACCCGCCTTAAAGTCATCTCACTGCACAGAAACATCATTGAGGCAGAAATTCTGACAGGTTGTGGTGTCGGCGAGGCAGTGTTTATACCACGCATTCCCCTCATATCTCATAACTACCCGTTCCAATTCAAGCGCGTACAGTTCCCTGTGAGTGTTTGCTTCGCAATGACCATTAACAAGTCTCAGGGGCAGACACTGAAGGCTGCGGGTGTCGACCTGAGGACGAGCTGCTTCTCACACGGACAGCTGTACGTCGCTTGCTCTCGCGTCACCAGTCCTGACTCTCTCTATATTTTAGTTCCTGGAAATACAACAACAAACGTGGTGTACAGAGAAATTTtataa